The Sinorhizobium fredii genome contains the following window.
CGGCGGAGCGCAATCCGGCCCCGCGAGACCGTGGCGATCATCGGCATCGGCTTCCTCGGCATCCTCCTGACGGAGCTCGCAAGCGCGGCGGGCGCAAGGGTCATCGCCATATCGCGCAGACCGTCTTCGCTCGCTTCGGCCAAACAGGCCGGCGCAAGCGAGGTCATCGCCATGGACGACCATTGGCAGATCATCGACAAGGTGAAGCAACTGACCTCCGGCGCGCTTTGCGACTGCGTCGTCGAGGCGGTGGGCAAGCAATGGCCGCTCGACCTCGCCGCCGAACTGACGAAAGAGCGCGGCCGCCTCATCATTGCAGGCTACCACCAGGACGGACCGCGGCAGGTGAACATGCAGCTCTGGAACTGGCGCGGCCTCGACGTGATCAATGCGCATGAACGGGACCCGGCCGTCTACATGCGCGGCATTCGCGAAGCGATCGAGGCGACGGCAGCCGGCCGCCTGTCGCCCACAAGGCTCTATACGCATCGGTTCCGGCTCGAAGAGCTCGGCCCTGCGCTCGACATGACGCGCGATCGTCCCGAAGGCTTCATCAAGGCACTGGTGATCTACGATGAGTGACGCGATGCCACTTGCAACGAAACTGGACGCCACGACCCGCCCACGCGTCGGCTTCCTCGGCGTGGGGCGAATCGGCTTGCACCGCATGCGGGCGATCGTCGAAACCGGCGCCGTCGAAACGGCTGCCATATTCGACCCCACGCCGGAAATGGCGGCT
Protein-coding sequences here:
- a CDS encoding MDR/zinc-dependent alcohol dehydrogenase-like family protein, encoding MNIRTQPRTDTMSAAIITGPGELRLEKLPVPEPGPGQVRIKLQGCGVCASNLVPWAGPEWMRFPTEPGALGHEGWGIIDKIGEDVHGFAPGDRVAALSYHAYATHDIADQTAIASLPAALADEPFPGEPLGCAFNIFRRSAIRPRETVAIIGIGFLGILLTELASAAGARVIAISRRPSSLASAKQAGASEVIAMDDHWQIIDKVKQLTSGALCDCVVEAVGKQWPLDLAAELTKERGRLIIAGYHQDGPRQVNMQLWNWRGLDVINAHERDPAVYMRGIREAIEATAAGRLSPTRLYTHRFRLEELGPALDMTRDRPEGFIKALVIYDE